The following are from one region of the Paenibacillus protaetiae genome:
- a CDS encoding carbohydrate ABC transporter permease: MVSSKNKWVPYLFLLPGILLFLGVGLYSVGFSIVLSFYNWSGIDFSTARFEGLNNFRRFLLGDDPIVTQNFYHAVLHNVIIAVAQIAVVIPVALVLAFVLQNTKMASLYRTVYFLPMIVSGVAMFYVWKGLFEPSGAYNSLFHWLGMDFMTVPSGMLGSSSTSLIGIIITFIWGGLPGTLILYYAGLTSVDPSLYEAASVDGATKVKMILKITWPMLKPITLIAVIQMLNGAFQAFENVYIMTGGGPAGSSEVIGTLVYRTAFLDNNYGLASAIGWVSFLITGAIAIFSFRSFKTDI, encoded by the coding sequence ATGGTGTCATCCAAAAATAAGTGGGTTCCGTATCTGTTTTTATTGCCGGGCATCCTGTTGTTTTTAGGCGTGGGTCTTTATTCGGTCGGCTTTTCGATTGTACTCAGCTTCTACAACTGGTCGGGGATTGATTTCTCGACGGCGCGGTTTGAAGGCTTAAACAATTTCCGCCGTTTCCTGCTCGGGGACGACCCGATTGTTACGCAAAACTTTTATCATGCCGTGCTGCACAACGTCATTATCGCAGTCGCGCAGATCGCGGTCGTTATTCCGGTCGCGCTCGTGCTGGCGTTCGTGCTGCAAAATACGAAGATGGCGTCGCTTTACCGGACGGTTTACTTTTTGCCGATGATCGTATCGGGCGTTGCGATGTTTTATGTATGGAAAGGTTTGTTTGAGCCAAGCGGCGCGTACAACTCCTTGTTCCACTGGCTTGGAATGGATTTCATGACCGTGCCGAGCGGCATGCTGGGCAGCTCGTCCACCTCGCTGATCGGAATTATTATTACATTTATATGGGGCGGTTTGCCGGGGACGCTCATTTTGTACTACGCAGGCCTTACTTCCGTTGATCCAAGCTTGTATGAAGCGGCCAGCGTCGACGGGGCGACCAAAGTCAAAATGATTTTGAAAATTACGTGGCCGATGCTGAAGCCAATTACGCTTATTGCAGTCATCCAAATGCTGAACGGCGCGTTCCAGGCGTTCGAGAACGTCTACATTATGACCGGCGGCGGTCCGGCAGGCAGTTCGGAAGTTATCGGCACTCTCGTATACCGTACAGCCTTCCTGGATAACAACTACGGTCTTGCGAGTGCGATCGGCTGGGTCTCCTTCTTGATTACGGGGGCAATCGCTATATTCAGCTTCCGTTCATTCAAGACGGACATTTAA
- a CDS encoding carbohydrate ABC transporter permease, with protein sequence MVKSIKHIILVLYGLVCLYPFLWMIGTSLKTTQDALANPQSPLPEGGFQWSVFGDVWNKLNFYRFFVNSAVVSIIVIIGVVIIYTMMGYSFSKFRYRGKKAIYYTFIALLLVPGVTTLIPLYINMTNLGLENTYIGIILPMINGAAPFAIFLFTSYFRTIPHEMYESAVLDGCGSFKIYYKIYLPLALPAIGTIAIMNFIGSWNNVLWPMIIVNDQHMFTLPMGLMYLDSSSFKKWNELMAGALITIVPILIAFPFMQKTYIKGMTVGSVKM encoded by the coding sequence ATGGTCAAATCAATCAAACATATCATACTCGTGTTGTACGGCCTGGTCTGCCTGTATCCGTTTTTGTGGATGATCGGAACATCGCTGAAGACAACGCAGGACGCTTTGGCCAACCCGCAGTCTCCGCTGCCGGAAGGCGGATTTCAATGGTCCGTCTTTGGCGACGTATGGAACAAGCTGAACTTTTACCGCTTTTTTGTCAACAGCGCGGTGGTCAGCATTATCGTTATTATTGGCGTTGTCATTATTTATACGATGATGGGTTATTCGTTCTCCAAGTTCCGGTATAGAGGGAAAAAGGCCATTTACTACACGTTTATTGCGCTGCTTCTTGTACCGGGTGTAACGACATTGATTCCGCTATATATCAACATGACGAATCTTGGTTTGGAAAACACGTATATCGGCATCATTTTGCCGATGATCAACGGCGCCGCGCCGTTTGCGATATTCCTATTCACCAGCTATTTCCGCACGATTCCGCATGAAATGTATGAAAGCGCCGTATTGGACGGCTGCGGAAGCTTCAAAATTTATTACAAAATTTATCTCCCGCTGGCGCTGCCGGCAATCGGCACGATTGCCATTATGAACTTTATCGGCAGCTGGAACAACGTGCTCTGGCCGATGATCATCGTCAATGACCAGCATATGTTCACTTTGCCGATGGGACTCATGTATCTCGATTCTTCTTCGTTCAAGAAGTGGAACGAGCTGATGGCGGGCGCACTGATTACCATTGTTCCGATTCTGATCGCGTTCCCTTTTATGCAAAAAACGTATATCAAAGGCATGACGGTTGGTTCTGTAAAAATGTAG
- a CDS encoding alpha-mannosidase — protein sequence MTVKTAHIIAHSHWDREWYVPFEKHRLKLIQLMEDLIEQFDRNPEFTSFHLDGQYIVLEDYLEVMPHRAERVYELVKQGKLIVGPWYILQDEFLISSEANARNLLIGINASNQIGGYAKVGYFPDSFGNIGQAPQIISQAGIDVAVYGRGVKPVGFNNQIQEGNAHTSKYSEMYWTSPDGSRVLAILFANWYNNGVEIPVDPEEAKVYWKHKLAAAEQFASSPDLLFMNGCDHQPLQKDLTEALKTAKALMPDIDFKHSSFPEYIEALKRNKPDQLDEVKGELRSQWTDGWITLVNTASARVYIKQANVATQTLLEKVAEPLATMAYLAGASYPRHELLYAWKTLLQNHPHDSICGCSVDEVHREMMTRFAKSQQMAEGLAEQSAEFLASQIDTSGFKAESDRPFVVMNTSGHSRSGVVKTVVDVERLYFEAGKEPSEWYEQFASYEPGELMVVDAEGNAVEAIIRPLGIGFGYDLPDDRFRRPYWAYQVEVELYVQDVPGIGYRSFALTRKQGAGSASDAALLSPADRVLENGLVKVLIADDGSFGLQDKVNGYHYEGLGIYEDTGDIGNEYMYKQPDGETPLTTKGLQADITLVENSPLRAVYRIEHRWMLPIGANEVLDEEIRSMAPFRYRKAQRVQQTAEVKLVTELTLEKGSRSVSIASTINNTVEDHRVRMLFPTGLQTDHVTVDSIYELADRPIKPEAEWKNPSNAQHQNAFVSISDGKAGVTVANIGLNEYEALQTDGTIAVTLLRGVRELGDWGVFPTPEAQCKGEHTLRMKLIVHDGSAAESGAYAEAYQFPVPWTVQQTGVHAGSLPADHELLRWEGEKLAFSALKVGELSDDLFLRVFNVSGEPSRLDVQPSFAAGVYESTIIEVEGASAASGANGTYSVEAGPAKIVTVGIRKA from the coding sequence ATGACTGTTAAGACAGCGCACATTATCGCTCACTCGCATTGGGATAGAGAATGGTATGTTCCTTTCGAGAAACACCGGCTGAAGCTGATTCAGCTTATGGAAGATTTGATTGAGCAGTTTGACCGCAATCCGGAATTTACAAGCTTCCATTTGGACGGTCAATATATTGTATTGGAAGATTACTTGGAAGTAATGCCGCACCGCGCCGAACGGGTTTACGAACTTGTAAAACAAGGCAAGCTGATCGTTGGTCCTTGGTACATTTTACAGGACGAATTTTTGATCAGCAGCGAAGCCAATGCGCGTAATCTGCTGATCGGCATTAACGCATCCAATCAAATAGGCGGTTACGCCAAAGTAGGTTACTTTCCCGATTCGTTCGGCAACATCGGGCAAGCCCCGCAAATTATTAGCCAGGCGGGCATCGACGTGGCCGTATACGGCCGCGGCGTAAAGCCGGTAGGCTTCAACAACCAGATTCAGGAAGGCAACGCCCATACCTCGAAATATTCGGAGATGTACTGGACATCGCCGGACGGCAGCCGCGTGCTCGCGATTTTGTTTGCCAACTGGTACAACAACGGCGTTGAGATTCCGGTTGATCCCGAAGAGGCGAAAGTGTACTGGAAGCACAAGCTTGCCGCAGCGGAGCAATTCGCATCGTCGCCGGATCTGCTGTTCATGAACGGCTGCGACCATCAGCCGCTTCAGAAGGATTTGACCGAAGCGCTGAAGACGGCGAAAGCGCTCATGCCGGATATTGATTTCAAACATTCCAGCTTCCCGGAATATATCGAAGCGCTGAAGCGCAATAAACCGGATCAGCTGGACGAAGTGAAAGGCGAGCTGAGAAGCCAGTGGACGGACGGCTGGATAACGCTGGTCAATACGGCATCGGCGCGCGTGTACATTAAGCAGGCTAACGTGGCAACCCAGACTTTGCTGGAGAAAGTAGCCGAACCGCTGGCCACGATGGCTTATTTGGCCGGAGCTTCCTATCCGCGCCACGAGCTGCTGTACGCCTGGAAGACGCTGCTGCAAAACCATCCGCATGACAGCATTTGCGGCTGCAGCGTGGACGAGGTGCACCGCGAGATGATGACCCGCTTCGCGAAATCGCAGCAAATGGCGGAAGGGCTGGCGGAGCAAAGCGCCGAATTCCTGGCTTCGCAAATCGACACCTCCGGTTTTAAGGCGGAATCGGATCGTCCGTTTGTGGTGATGAATACAAGCGGCCATTCCCGCAGCGGCGTTGTCAAAACAGTTGTTGATGTGGAACGGCTTTATTTTGAAGCAGGCAAAGAGCCGTCTGAATGGTATGAGCAGTTTGCTTCCTATGAGCCGGGTGAGCTGATGGTTGTGGATGCGGAAGGCAACGCTGTGGAAGCGATAATTCGCCCGCTTGGCATCGGGTTTGGCTACGACTTGCCGGATGACCGTTTCCGCCGGCCGTATTGGGCTTATCAGGTCGAAGTGGAGCTTTATGTGCAGGATGTGCCGGGAATCGGCTACCGTTCTTTTGCGCTTACCCGCAAGCAAGGCGCCGGTTCGGCGTCTGATGCGGCGCTGCTGTCGCCGGCGGACCGCGTACTGGAGAACGGGCTTGTGAAAGTGCTCATCGCGGATGACGGCTCGTTTGGGCTGCAGGATAAAGTCAACGGTTATCATTATGAAGGGCTTGGCATTTACGAGGATACCGGAGATATCGGCAATGAATATATGTACAAGCAGCCGGACGGTGAAACGCCGCTGACGACAAAAGGTCTTCAAGCGGACATTACGCTTGTTGAAAATTCGCCGCTGCGTGCCGTTTACCGCATAGAACACCGCTGGATGCTGCCGATTGGCGCAAACGAAGTGCTGGATGAGGAAATCCGCTCGATGGCGCCGTTCCGCTACCGGAAAGCGCAGCGTGTACAGCAGACGGCTGAAGTGAAGCTGGTAACGGAGCTGACCCTGGAGAAAGGCTCGCGTTCTGTCAGCATTGCCAGCACCATCAACAACACCGTGGAGGATCACCGTGTGCGGATGTTGTTCCCGACCGGCCTCCAAACAGATCATGTGACGGTGGATTCCATCTATGAGCTGGCGGATCGTCCGATCAAGCCGGAAGCGGAATGGAAAAACCCAAGCAACGCGCAGCATCAGAACGCATTTGTCAGCATTAGCGACGGCAAAGCCGGTGTGACGGTTGCCAATATCGGGCTGAATGAATATGAAGCGCTGCAAACGGACGGCACGATTGCGGTCACACTGCTCCGCGGCGTGCGCGAGCTGGGCGACTGGGGCGTATTCCCGACGCCGGAAGCGCAATGCAAAGGCGAGCATACGCTCCGCATGAAGCTGATCGTCCATGATGGCAGCGCAGCCGAATCGGGCGCGTACGCGGAAGCTTACCAATTCCCTGTGCCTTGGACGGTACAGCAAACCGGCGTCCATGCCGGCAGCCTGCCTGCCGACCATGAGCTGCTCCGCTGGGAAGGCGAGAAGCTGGCGTTCAGCGCTTTGAAAGTTGGCGAGCTGAGCGACGATTTGTTCCTGCGTGTGTTTAACGTATCCGGGGAGCCGTCCCGCCTGGACGTACAGCCGTCGTTTGCGGCCGGCGTTTACGAAAGCACGATCATCGAGGTTGAAGGGGCATCCGCAGCAAGCGGAGCGAACGGAACATACAGCGTAGAAGCCGGGCCGGCCAAAATTGTGACGGTGGGCATCAGAAAAGCCTAA
- a CDS encoding enolase C-terminal domain-like protein: MAKIKQIKCIRTRHDGSWTIVKVITDQDGLYGIGSASDMYQPKAVVSVIEELLAPQLIGRDASQIEDIWQTMYTSGYWRNGSTLHTAMSGIDMALWDIKGKEAGMPVYQLLGGAVRSAVPIYGHANGHTYEELEEDVIRFKEQGYRIIRAQLGGYGGGGFVDGGVRSLFPPAKQFDEASYIRSIPDMFEKLRVRFGSELAFTHDVHEHLTPSGAVALSRELDPYQLFFLEDLLQVEHTEWYRRVRELSSTPQAIGELFVHPQEWLPLVQNRLIDFVRMRVSKAGGITPCRKIAAVCEAFGVRTAWQEGGENDPVNQLASAHLDMAIMSFGVQESNHFKAEEKEAFPGHAVLEGGYLHVNHQPGLGIDIDEEKAAKLLQGGAVSTSYHRPYILDRKPDGTLLRP, encoded by the coding sequence ATGGCCAAAATCAAGCAAATCAAATGCATTCGTACAAGGCATGACGGAAGCTGGACCATTGTGAAAGTGATCACGGATCAGGATGGCCTGTACGGCATCGGTTCGGCCAGCGATATGTATCAGCCGAAGGCAGTAGTCAGTGTCATTGAGGAGCTTCTTGCTCCTCAATTAATTGGCCGCGACGCCAGCCAGATTGAGGATATTTGGCAGACGATGTACACAAGCGGTTATTGGCGCAACGGCTCGACGCTGCATACAGCCATGAGCGGTATTGATATGGCGTTATGGGACATTAAAGGCAAGGAAGCGGGAATGCCTGTTTACCAGCTGCTTGGCGGGGCTGTCCGTTCGGCTGTGCCGATTTACGGCCATGCCAACGGCCATACGTACGAGGAGCTGGAAGAGGATGTGATCCGCTTCAAGGAGCAGGGCTACCGGATTATCCGCGCCCAGCTCGGCGGCTACGGCGGCGGCGGTTTTGTGGATGGCGGCGTCCGGTCGTTGTTCCCGCCGGCCAAGCAGTTTGACGAAGCCAGCTATATCCGGTCCATACCGGATATGTTTGAGAAGCTGCGCGTCCGGTTCGGCTCGGAGCTGGCATTTACGCATGACGTCCATGAGCATTTGACGCCGTCCGGCGCTGTGGCGCTGTCCCGCGAGCTTGACCCGTATCAGCTGTTTTTCCTCGAAGATTTGCTGCAGGTCGAACATACCGAATGGTACCGCCGCGTCCGCGAGCTGAGCTCTACGCCGCAAGCCATCGGCGAACTGTTTGTTCATCCGCAGGAATGGCTGCCGCTCGTCCAGAACCGGCTTATCGATTTCGTCCGGATGCGTGTTTCGAAAGCCGGCGGCATTACGCCATGCCGCAAAATCGCCGCCGTATGCGAAGCGTTTGGCGTCCGAACGGCATGGCAGGAGGGCGGGGAGAACGATCCGGTCAACCAGCTTGCTTCGGCGCATCTCGATATGGCGATCATGAGCTTCGGCGTGCAGGAAAGCAATCATTTTAAAGCGGAAGAAAAAGAAGCGTTTCCGGGGCATGCCGTATTGGAAGGCGGATACTTGCATGTGAACCATCAGCCGGGACTTGGCATCGATATTGATGAAGAGAAGGCGGCGAAGCTGCTGCAAGGCGGGGCGGTATCCACCTCTTACCACCGCCCGTATATATTGGACAGAAAGCCGGATGGGACGCTTCTTCGTCCATAA
- a CDS encoding NAD-dependent epimerase/dehydratase family protein, producing the protein MNTILVTGSEGKLGRFVVNDLAEAGYRVIGTDNRPAQGGRRYSRYVQANLTDLGEVYGIAAEADAIVHLAAVPNPINFSPERIFHNNMMSTYNVMEAASKLGIKRVVAGSSESAYGFCWAKHPFAPDYLPVDEAHPLLPQESYGLSKGLNELTGDMFARRTGMELFMLRFSLIVAPEEYEREIGYFADTARHHRILWSYVDARDAASACRLALTAPLPRADEACRLGITASDLLSGTDLQSLAAQYYPQLPLPEKTPGALVSNKRAGEVLNWHPAYSWRDAASAK; encoded by the coding sequence ATGAATACGATTCTTGTGACGGGATCAGAAGGAAAGCTTGGCCGCTTTGTCGTTAACGATTTGGCCGAAGCCGGATACCGGGTTATTGGAACCGACAATCGGCCGGCGCAAGGCGGTCGCCGTTATTCCCGGTACGTGCAGGCGAATTTGACGGATCTTGGCGAGGTATACGGCATTGCCGCAGAAGCGGATGCCATCGTCCATTTGGCGGCGGTGCCGAATCCGATCAATTTTTCGCCGGAGCGCATTTTTCATAATAATATGATGTCCACTTATAACGTCATGGAGGCTGCCTCCAAGCTTGGCATCAAGCGGGTCGTAGCCGGCTCAAGCGAATCGGCGTACGGTTTTTGCTGGGCGAAACATCCGTTTGCGCCGGACTATTTGCCGGTGGATGAAGCGCACCCGCTCCTGCCCCAGGAAAGCTACGGCTTGTCCAAAGGGCTGAACGAGCTGACCGGCGATATGTTTGCACGCAGAACCGGCATGGAACTGTTCATGCTCCGCTTCTCCTTAATTGTTGCGCCGGAAGAATATGAACGCGAAATCGGCTATTTTGCCGATACGGCGAGGCATCATCGCATCTTGTGGAGCTATGTGGATGCACGGGATGCAGCGTCCGCCTGCCGGCTTGCGCTCACCGCTCCATTGCCGCGGGCTGATGAAGCGTGCCGTCTGGGCATTACGGCAAGCGATCTGCTGAGCGGCACTGATTTGCAGTCGCTTGCGGCCCAATATTATCCGCAGCTGCCGCTGCCGGAGAAGACGCCTGGAGCGCTTGTTTCCAACAAGCGAGCCGGTGAGGTGCTGAACTGGCATCCGGCTTATTCGTGGCGGGATGCGGCAAGCGCAAAATAA
- a CDS encoding aldo/keto reductase gives MKTIQIANTDLRASNIIMGNMRINQLSLSDTERLIRTALEEGINFFDHADIYGAGKCETHFAEAIQMNDSIREQMILQSKCGIRGGYFDFSKEHILTSADGILQRLNTDYLDVLLLHRPDTLMEPEEIAEAFDKLHSSGKVRYFGVSNFSPAQTELLQKYVKQKLVVNQIQLSIAHTPVIDSGITLNMNIDQAINRDSSVLEYSRLKDITLQAWSPFQKGFFEGPFLGDMEQYPELNQKIDEIAAKYGVSNTAIAVAWITRHPANIQVVTGTTNVQRLKDCAAGSEIPLTREEWYGIYRASGKIVP, from the coding sequence ATGAAAACGATTCAAATTGCAAACACAGACCTTCGCGCATCCAATATTATTATGGGGAATATGCGCATTAACCAGCTTTCGTTATCCGATACGGAACGCCTTATCCGCACCGCTTTGGAAGAGGGCATCAATTTTTTTGACCACGCCGATATTTACGGCGCCGGTAAGTGCGAAACGCATTTCGCCGAAGCGATCCAAATGAACGATTCCATCCGCGAGCAAATGATATTGCAAAGCAAATGCGGTATCCGCGGCGGATATTTTGACTTTTCCAAAGAACATATTTTAACTTCCGCCGACGGCATTTTGCAGCGCCTCAACACCGACTACCTGGACGTCCTGCTGCTGCACCGTCCGGATACGCTCATGGAACCGGAAGAAATCGCCGAAGCGTTCGACAAGCTGCACAGCAGCGGCAAAGTCCGTTACTTTGGCGTATCGAACTTTAGCCCGGCGCAAACCGAGCTGCTGCAAAAATATGTGAAGCAAAAGCTGGTCGTGAACCAAATCCAGCTCAGCATCGCACATACGCCGGTCATTGATTCGGGCATTACGCTCAATATGAACATCGACCAGGCGATCAACCGCGACAGCAGCGTGCTGGAATACAGCCGCCTGAAGGACATTACGCTGCAGGCATGGTCCCCGTTCCAGAAAGGGTTCTTTGAAGGTCCGTTCCTGGGCGACATGGAGCAGTATCCGGAGCTCAACCAGAAGATCGACGAAATCGCAGCCAAATACGGCGTTTCGAATACGGCGATTGCCGTTGCATGGATTACGCGCCATCCGGCAAATATCCAGGTCGTAACCGGCACAACGAATGTACAGCGCCTGAAAGATTGCGCGGCAGGTTCGGAAATTCCGCTGACCCGCGAAGAATGGTACGGCATTTACCGCGCTTCCGGCAAAATCGTGCCTTAA
- a CDS encoding MerR family transcriptional regulator, protein MSYTISQVAKKTNLSIHTIRYYDKEGLFPFLDRDNGTRVFHDQDVEWIDLISCLKHTGMPIKELRTFTECCTSYEMLVERGLAILSRHRNNVLKQIEETQRSLETIDYKIKHLPQMYKEKFAAKERLPV, encoded by the coding sequence ATGAGCTACACGATATCGCAAGTAGCCAAAAAAACGAATTTATCGATCCATACCATCCGATATTACGATAAGGAAGGACTGTTTCCTTTTCTTGACCGGGATAACGGAACAAGAGTGTTCCATGACCAGGATGTGGAATGGATTGATTTAATCAGCTGCCTGAAGCATACCGGCATGCCGATTAAAGAACTTCGCACCTTTACCGAATGCTGCACAAGCTACGAAATGCTGGTGGAGCGAGGGCTTGCCATCCTTTCCAGGCATCGTAACAATGTGCTGAAGCAAATCGAAGAAACGCAGCGGAGCTTGGAGACGATTGATTATAAGATCAAGCATTTGCCGCAAATGTACAAAGAAAAGTTTGCGGCAAAAGAGCGGCTTCCGGTGTAA
- a CDS encoding GntR family transcriptional regulator: protein MEDNKAKSIRFHIDFSQPLYEQVLDQARSAIAKGEIALGEKMPSVRELAQELRMNPNTIMRAYAELERDGLTEKRRGQGTYVTSSQEKVFFFRTTIAEKYIDQFLAQMESLGLSWDDIQRYVEMNRSRKGEDRL from the coding sequence GTGGAAGATAACAAGGCTAAGTCTATCCGGTTTCATATCGATTTCAGCCAGCCGTTATATGAGCAGGTATTGGATCAGGCAAGAAGTGCCATCGCTAAAGGAGAGATTGCATTGGGAGAGAAAATGCCCTCGGTTCGCGAGCTCGCACAAGAACTTAGAATGAATCCGAATACGATTATGCGCGCATACGCGGAGCTCGAGCGTGACGGCTTGACGGAAAAACGGCGCGGGCAAGGGACGTATGTAACTTCCTCGCAGGAGAAAGTGTTTTTTTTCCGGACTACGATTGCGGAGAAATATATTGATCAATTTTTGGCCCAGATGGAGAGCCTCGGGCTGTCATGGGACGATATACAGCGTTATGTGGAAATGAACAGAAGCAGAAAAGGAGAGGACCGGTTATGA
- a CDS encoding ABC transporter permease — protein MNSSNTMLQLIRHELKTRGSRGHANSPASVKYAKRVYAIAALLILGAFFAYNSYSDAEKVVGFWYVTIGFPFIVLFSGFRLIRKEWDCGTYGFWLAMPYSSRKLAAAKWAAACLFSLYLVVLSLAALTVYSLIIAVTVPSFTMEHWRAFMEAGTSWLIIIVGFTPVLTAAGLLLASWRYSVWRFASLLLWIVAVSATSLLYSFASDPFDRFTEGSQAPWFPHPLLIVAAMAASWLVSYLFMRTAAYLLENKLLL, from the coding sequence GTGAACTCGTCCAATACGATGCTTCAGCTTATACGGCATGAGCTGAAAACAAGAGGAAGCAGAGGCCATGCGAACAGCCCCGCTTCCGTCAAATATGCCAAACGGGTCTATGCCATTGCGGCCCTTTTGATCTTAGGCGCTTTTTTTGCATACAACAGCTATTCCGATGCCGAGAAAGTCGTGGGCTTCTGGTATGTGACGATTGGCTTCCCGTTTATTGTGCTGTTCAGCGGCTTTCGTCTTATAAGAAAGGAATGGGACTGCGGCACATACGGCTTCTGGCTTGCGATGCCTTATTCCAGTCGCAAGCTGGCTGCGGCCAAATGGGCGGCCGCCTGCTTATTTTCGCTGTACCTGGTTGTATTAAGCCTGGCTGCGCTGACTGTCTATTCCCTTATTATTGCCGTCACAGTCCCTTCTTTTACGATGGAGCATTGGCGGGCTTTTATGGAGGCGGGCACAAGCTGGCTAATTATTATCGTCGGATTTACCCCTGTTCTAACGGCGGCAGGCCTGCTGCTGGCAAGCTGGAGGTACAGCGTTTGGCGGTTTGCTTCCTTGCTGCTGTGGATCGTAGCAGTCAGCGCCACAAGCTTGTTGTATTCGTTCGCTTCCGATCCATTTGATCGGTTTACGGAAGGATCGCAAGCGCCGTGGTTTCCCCATCCGCTGCTAATTGTTGCCGCGATGGCTGCAAGCTGGTTGGTCAGCTACCTGTTTATGCGGACAGCCGCTTATTTGCTCGAAAATAAACTTCTTTTATAA
- a CDS encoding CcdC protein domain-containing protein, with the protein MNHTGASIISFVAAAAIIGLIVWRRMGRNKRPVKGEGYGLLYPLAYIVIVFGLAVSQLVRLPEDKFEWPASWELLIAALLGVLFGTVMLYQTAYERRTDGHIYPKANKNLKYIFIGIIAIRIALTQYFSGMNTGEFSLLAMDMALVYIGIWRIGSFIKFRKVKNGPAARILS; encoded by the coding sequence ATGAATCATACAGGAGCTTCTATTATTTCTTTTGTAGCAGCAGCCGCTATTATCGGGCTGATTGTATGGCGCAGAATGGGGCGGAACAAACGTCCCGTTAAAGGAGAAGGCTACGGCTTGCTTTATCCGCTTGCTTATATCGTCATCGTGTTTGGGCTGGCTGTATCGCAGCTCGTACGCCTGCCGGAAGACAAGTTTGAGTGGCCGGCGTCGTGGGAACTTCTCATCGCAGCGCTGCTCGGCGTATTGTTCGGCACAGTTATGCTGTACCAGACAGCCTACGAAAGAAGGACGGACGGGCACATCTATCCGAAAGCTAACAAAAACTTGAAATATATATTTATCGGCATTATTGCGATCCGCATTGCGCTTACTCAATACTTCAGCGGCATGAATACCGGCGAGTTTTCTTTGCTGGCCATGGATATGGCGCTTGTATATATCGGGATTTGGCGAATCGGCAGCTTTATCAAATTCCGCAAAGTAAAAAACGGCCCTGCAGCACGCATTCTTTCCTGA
- a CDS encoding aromatic acid exporter family protein: protein MRIGFRTLKTAAGVSISVLIGQLLQLEYFTAAGILTLLCIQKSRKQSIKAAVSRFLACLLGFIISTALFELIGYQPYTILVLLLLFIPLVVALRIQEGLASSLVIMMHVYMNKQMELSFFWNELLIVLIGLGVALVVNWYMPSIDKTLLRYREEADQQIASILHEISNYLMKGATDWDGRELLQLGDTLNKARALALLNAENHTLHKDDTYITLFDQKRQQLQLLEGMLPMVSRITAQMEQSSRIGGFVERLSLCLREGEPTGGLYEELKEIRQYHKQLPLPESREEFENRANLFGMVNELERLTDTL, encoded by the coding sequence ATGAGAATCGGTTTCCGGACACTCAAAACAGCTGCAGGCGTCAGTATTTCCGTATTGATCGGCCAGCTTCTGCAGCTTGAATATTTTACGGCAGCAGGCATTTTGACACTGCTTTGCATTCAAAAGTCACGCAAGCAATCGATAAAAGCGGCGGTCAGCCGCTTTTTGGCGTGTTTGCTTGGCTTTATCATTTCAACCGCGCTTTTTGAACTGATCGGCTACCAGCCGTATACGATTTTAGTACTGCTGCTGTTATTTATTCCTCTTGTTGTCGCGCTCCGCATCCAGGAGGGCCTCGCCAGCAGTTTGGTTATTATGATGCATGTATATATGAATAAGCAGATGGAACTGTCGTTTTTTTGGAACGAGCTGCTGATCGTGCTGATCGGCCTTGGCGTCGCGCTGGTTGTGAACTGGTACATGCCCAGCATCGACAAGACGCTGCTCCGTTACCGGGAAGAGGCGGATCAGCAGATCGCTTCGATCTTGCATGAGATTTCCAATTACTTAATGAAGGGCGCTACCGATTGGGACGGGCGCGAATTGCTCCAGCTGGGCGATACGTTAAATAAAGCGCGTGCCCTGGCGCTGCTGAATGCGGAAAACCATACGCTGCACAAAGATGACACCTACATTACTTTGTTTGACCAGAAACGGCAGCAGCTGCAGCTGCTGGAGGGGATGCTGCCGATGGTATCCCGCATTACGGCCCAGATGGAGCAAAGCAGCAGGATCGGCGGATTCGTGGAGCGGCTGAGCCTCTGCTTGCGCGAAGGAGAGCCAACCGGCGGGCTGTATGAAGAGCTGAAAGAGATCAGGCAATATCATAAGCAGCTCCCGCTTCCGGAAAGCCGTGAAGAATTCGAAAACCGGGCGAACCTGTTCGGTATGGTGAATGAGCTGGAACGGCTGACTGATACATTGTAA